The genome window AGAATCCAAAGGCACCTACGATCAGCTTGTTGGCAATGGCCGTAGGACAGAAGCAAAAAACAAACGTAAATGAAATCGTGAAGAAGGTGCTTTCCAGTCACAACTCTCAACTTTCAGTCCATGTGTTTCTAGTCTAATTGTTTACTCCTTGGTATGCAGTTCCCGGAAGAAAATTTTGTTGTTATGCTTTTTCACTATGATGGGGTTGTGGATGACTGGAATGATTTCGAATGGAGCAGCCGTGCTATACATGTTTCTGCATTCCATCAGACAAAGTGGTAAGTCAATAGTATGTTGTCTTTGTACATCTCCAAATGCATTTCGCGACTGAAACCTGGTTTTACGATAGGTGGTTTGCTAAAAGATTCCTACATCCAGATATTGTATCAGAGTATGCTTACATTTTTCTTTGGGATGAAGACCTTGGAGTCGCTAACTTCCATGTTGGGAGGTATATTTTTCTCCGATGAGCTTCTATATATATTCCTCGGAAAGtaataaacaaaaagaaagtaattattatttctgATATCAGTCGTCAAGAAAAGAGTTCTTGCAGAAGTATAAGAAAAGTTAAGATATTTCTGGATAAGTATGTTATTGAGATCTATAATGTAATCCAGTAAAAACAGGTAGTTGGTTTCTATGAGAAAGATGTGAGGTGCATACTAATTTGAAACCTTAAAGTTAGCCGAGAAAAATATTATGCATTGTGTAATCTTCAATTTTGTTTTACGCAGAtatatatcaattataaaaGAAGAGGGTCTTCAGATATCCCAGCCAGGGCTTGATCTTACAAAATCAGAGATTCATCATCGAATTACAGAACGACAGAATGGAACAAAAGTCCATAGGTATTATtctgtcaaattttttttatacttccATAAAAAGCCAGAATTTGGCACTTTCTTAGAGTAATCTGCTTCTGATTTatctataatcatgctaacagaAGAATATACAAAAGAAGTATCTCTGGGGTGATGTGTTATCCAAACAGTACAGATATTCCCTGCACTGGGTAAAATCTTTGATGCATACTTTTGGTCATATTATTTGAAAGGATACTTTTCAGCTAAATCATTAGCTAAATTGCTAATAAGGAAACTGAAACACATGCTCTACAGTTGGGTAGAAATGATGGCTCCTGTCTTCTCGAGGGCATCTTGGCGTTGTGTATGGCATATGATTCAGGTATCGTCTATATAACATTTTTGTTCGGACAAAGGAAATCTACTACATTGTAAACTAGTTAGGCCTTAATTTAGTCAATAACAGCGTAATGTTTTTTGCTCTTTCAGAATGACTTAATTCATGCTTGGGGCTTGGATATGCAGCTTGGCTACTGTGCCCAGGCAAGTTACATACATTGGGGctacttttttattttctgaGCACAATAATATCATGAAACCTCTTATGACAGGGTAATAGGACCCAAAATATCGGGGTAGTTGACTCTGAGTATGTTGTTCACGAAGGCCTTCCTACACTCGGAGGTACTGCTGGAGATAAGGTACGCAAGGGATTGATTACTTTTCTTGTTGATTTCTACATATTTCAGTAAGTGTTGAACAGCTCTTATTCAGGGTCTAATTTCCACTTCTAATATTCTCAATGGACTCTTTATATTATTTCAGGCAAAATCAGCACCTCGTCAACCTAATATTAGAGATGAAGTAAGATTTTCTGTGGATCTGCAGTATTTGCATTCAACCTTGACAAAGCCTCTGCAAGGGGCACTTGTTCTAAATAATTTTCACACCTTGTTTCTCTAGAAGATCTAGTAGTGTGTGCTTACTGCTTTATGGTTCCTTGGCAGGTGAGAAAACAGTCCGTTGTCGAATTAAATATCTTCATGAATAGATGGAAAAATGCTATAAGGGAAGATGAATGTTGGGTTGATCCACTGCAGACAACGGAACATAATAGTACTGGAAGAGTAGACTCATAGGAGCGGCTAGTCTCATACCACATTTTTCAACTGCTAACTCAAAATGATGCCACCAATACGATGTAATAGTACTGGATTGTAGTAAGTTTTGCTCTGAAACTGACCAAAAGTTGAAGCGGGGGAAACTGAGAAAGCAGCCCGTAGAAATATATACCAACATGGAGCCTAAACAACTCCTTTTTTTTGTTTGCTAAGCCACAGAAGTTGAATATAGAGGTTACAGACAACATTTCTTGTTTTCTTCTTTCCCATTACATAAGAATAAATCCACATTGTATTTTACCATTTATAAAATCCGTTGTAACAGTTTTTGCTAGTATATTGTGACGACTGAAACAGGAAGACAGATGCTTCCAGATTCAACACAGAGCCACTTTTGTTTATCAACTAGCagcaaaaattataataatgaagcattGTTTAATTAAAGTAGATTTTGATTTTCAGGCAATGCCGAAACTCCTTTTGCGAATTATTCCAGCAATGAGTTGTCCTACTTCTTCACCAGAATCCTCCTGTACATGATGCCCTGCCTGGAAAAACAAGAGAGCAAAAAGCAAATAGTGCATAAATGCTTGTAGATTTGCAGTTTAGTGAAGAAAACAAGCGGTTCTATCAAAAATTCAATGGAAgcttcaacattttttttaactttgttaaaaatgaGCTAGAGCTGAAACAACTGTTTCTCACCCTAGGAAGTTCCACCAACCGATGCTTTGAATCATTGCAGAAATCCACAACTCCATCATAGCTTAGCCACCGATCTCTCTGTCCCCAACATACTGTAGTTTGAACTTTCCAAGTATCATCCATGAGTGTGGTTTTCATTTCCtcaatatagttctataaagTTGAAAAAGATAATCACATGAGAAAGTATCGGGTAAAATTAggtagcaaaaaaaaaaaagaactctGGTAAAAATAGTATTGTAAGCCTGAGGAACCATGTAAGAAAATAAAATCACCTTGAGTTCTTTCTTCATCGACCTACTGATGGCGTTAAGTGCAAAACCTGAGGAACCAGATATTAGGTAAGGTCTTCTATAAACCATGGCATCAGCCTCTTTCATTTTGTAAGGACCAGCACTTTTCAAGGCTTTATCACTGGCCCTTAGAGGGTCCtgttgaaaaattaaaaaatatcaatcaACATAGAATACGCTAATCATTCCTGGAGATTAATCCAGACAGTAAGCAGGGGCGTAGCCAGAACATTCATGAACTGGGGTCAAAATATTATACTCCCTTCATCCCGCCAGATTATTTACGTACATtgtttgcatgcattttgagTCTTTTGTAAAGTATAacgtatttttaattattttttctgattaaaaattaaaacgtcaaacttttttataggaatttttttaaaaaaaatgtattatgtaagtatattttataaaaggcTCAAAATGTAtgcaaaaaataatgtaaagaaCTCGATGAGACTGTGGAGTAACATATAAGCGACAACAACCAACAAGAGTAAATGAGTAAAGTAACGGAGATGGAGGCTTGGAGCGACTGTGAGTACAAAATAGAAAGAGAgagttatattttaataaaatgggTTAGTGACTTGGTGCTTTAGAGGGGACTAGGATGAATATTATAAAGTACCAGGTGAAAGATAGGCTAGATTTGCAACTGGGTTTTACTACTTAGCTGCTTTTTTTTTGTTCACAGTAAGAACCGGggtcaaaccaatttttaatatgggttcaaaatttattataataataattatatagataaaattgaaaattttatggGTTCAATTGACCCCTCAAGGGTGGCTGTGGCTACGCCCCTGACagtaagtataataattttaatcctTGTGTTTTCTCCTGCCTGTGAAAATATTTCTCCCAGCAAAAAGTTACTGAATATGGACAGAGTTGAAGGGAGGTTGGCATGTTTCGCTGTTATCTACAATATACCATAATGAACAACATTTTATATGGGTTATGATTCAGTATATATTAAGATTGATCAGAAAAGCTCTTAGTAACGCGTACAGGGGGGTTCAGAAGTATGAGATCATTTATCTTTTCTTGATGACTGCTTGCATATTTAACAACAACTGGTGCAAAATATCCCTGCAAAAGCACAGAAGGCACACTTTACTTTTTAAATTGTTCTGTCAAGGGTAACTTACCTCATATCGGGTATCTGTATTACTGTTAGAAGAAAAATACCTGCACAACAAGTGACACCTTGCTAATGCCTAGCTGATCAATAAGAGACTCCAGAGACGAAACATATTCTGCAGAAGTTATGTCTTAAAATTTTTACATTGCCTACATCCAGCAACCATAAAGGCTAAATTGAAAATTACCATCCAGTGTGTAGTCAAAACCATTTTTGGCGAGGGGCTTATCGGAAAATCCAAAGCCTGTAGAAAAAAAGATGAATGGAACAAATGTATATACTTTGTACTAGCGCACCTCttaaatgagctacaagtttaCACAGGGAACTGAGTTGCATATAATCTTACCTATCCAATCAAAAGCAATGACAAAGTAATTCTTGGCTAGGACGGGAAGAACCTTACGATATGAATAAGCCTGTGTGTAGGAAAACAAGTGAACTTTATTATGAAGTCTTAAGGTATAGACCTATAAAATTCCATTTCTTTGTATTTCAAGAAACGAGGAAGGCAAGATTGTGCTTACCTGTGAAGGGAAGCCGTGGATTAAAATTATAGGAGGATTATCAGGACTTCCACTTTCGACGCAAAACCATCTAGTGTAGAAAATCACATACATATAGAGCACGTTTTAATTGGCGAGCCCTGCAAATGTACAATCCTCAATTTCTGTATAACAATGTACCCTATGTCCTTATAATGGTTTAATGATCTATGGATTCTTCTTAAAATACTTCATATTACCTGAAAAGATCAACAGAGGCTTGAGAACTGCCACCCATTGCTAGACCAAATATCGGATCCTTTGCCTTTTCACCAGTGCCAGAAACAGGATGAGCTTTTACCTGAAATTTTTCGTATCATAGGTGAATATAAgatcatttatatataacacAGATTTGATGTGCAAAAAGAACCAAGTAAGATACAATGCTCACATATTTTCCCTGTTTGAACCATTCATCAGCAGGACTGTCTCCATCTCCATCTGCATACTTTCCTGCTCATACAGAAAGGTATCGAACTAAAGTCTACTTTTACTAAATcttgtaaatatttttgaaaaaattacattAGAGATGGTAAGGTATTCAACCTCCGCTGAAAGAGAAACCATCACCAATATCTTCAGGAGCATAGATATAATACTACAAAAGAAAAGTATTTATGAAAAGAcagaacataaattaataaaaaaaagttgacAAGAGGTGCTTCACAAAATGATGCATACATCTTCATTGCTTGACCGGCAGCTAAAACCAAGCGGTTTCTTGATCCGGGGAATAGGAGTCCTTGATCTGAGAGAGCCTGGTGAAAGCGAAGATGGGGATGAAGTTGGTAATCGATGAGGAAAATTATGTGACTGAAAAGAAGGAGAAGGAGAAGAGATATGGAGTGCCATTGAAGTTGATCAGGGTTTGGCGCCAAGGTACAGTCACAGGAGGAGGTTTATTATTATGTAAGGTAATGCAATGCAAATGTGTGTTTAACAAACAGAAAGTGACAGTTAAACTTGTTGTTCCATTTCTCTCCATATGATTGGGATATGAAGATCTTTCTTATGGATATGGTGTCTTTGGTTCTCATATTTCCCCCATtctttttatctttattttagtATCTCATCAAATTCATCtcaatcataatttttaatataattttcaaatgaCAGTGGACACCCCTTATGAGTTTTATCCGAAACTGGAGTATCCTTGTGAGTTTTAGCAGAATTTATATTACGAAAACAAGCTCCAGAAGGTCTGTGCACATTGTCTGTCTCCATTTTAAGCTCTATTTCAGAGCGGTGTCCATGTGATAACTCTCCTTCCATCCAGACTACTTCGTATAGTGGTAAATATCGAGTATGATTGGTTTGTTTACCCTTTGACGGAGCCTTATTAGGCATTTAATCAGGTATTTTTACGTATACTTACTTTTGCCTTGTGTGTTCAGTTAGTAGCTACCCATCATGTGAAGTATTTCAATATTTCATGTAGTAATGATAGGACAAGGGCATAAAAGAACAATGCCAATGAGTGGATTTTATTCATAAGCTGCTTCGTAATCAATGATGTCGTCTACTAGTTGAATCAACAAGAGAGGTCACAAGCAAGTTAAAAACATTCATTAGAAAAATGTATAATACATTATCCTTCAAGTGATCACTACTTTTGAGTATACAACTTCATCATCAATTCAATTACAACAGCATAAGTGAAATGgaatttatttttctatttcacAAAGTAAGGAAGATCAAGAACGTAGAGAAGGAAATAAGCCCAGGTGACACCAGAGATTCCACCAAAGAAGAATCCTCCGGTGAACTTGGCCCATCCATCAGCAGTTTGAAGTTGATCAGGCTTCTTCTTCCTCCCAGTTAAGGTCAATGCTGGTGCAATCGATGGCTCTCCCTCTTTGAATGATGCAATCCCATACATAGTCAAACATATGCTAAGAATTGTTACCAGCCCGCCTGCTGCTAGAGATCCAGCTGCACCTGCAAATTCTGTGTTCCTCAATGGACCAGCCTTTACAAATGGACCAACAAGAAGGAGCCCATGAGCTAGACCAACCTCGACCCCTCTGAGAAGTGGATTGACAGCTGTCCTGTAGGCTGGAAGGTTGGAAAGGTACCATGCGATCAATGGGCTTGATGTCACTGGAGTTTCCAGGCTACCAATGAATGGGTCACCATTGATTGGCTGAATTACTTGATATGTAGGCTGCATAGATAATAGAGAATTCACTTAATTATACCACTCCAGTCGAGTTTCTATCACAACCAAATTTCAGTTTATATAATCTTCTCAGATCCTTGCCATTACAAAGTAATAACTAAACCATTTGCACAAGTAGAATGTATCAATATCAACTCAATGAATGATAGCTGAAAATTTTCTAGATATAAATCATGTCTTTTGAAGGCTTGAACACAATCATATTGCTTAGCCTAATGTGACATGTCGAATTGAAATAACATGAACAAAGCATTTCAGCTAGTTACTCTATATATAGGACTTAGATCTACAACCATGATGTAATAGGCCTATGCAGGTCTGTTAAGTTGTCTTCaacaaaaaatttgaagtaCCACCAAGTACTGAAATTCAATCATCACATGAGGAGCTAGCTAATAAAAGGTATTACTTGCATGGAAAGAAAGAGAACAAAGTTTACTTATAAAGTGAGCTCCTGACCTTTTCAGCCTGAACAGCCTTGACAGTGAAGGCAGAGTTTCTCCTCGAAGGTAAGACTCGAAGTGGAGCTCCACAGAGACCTTTGGGACTGACAAGCCCTCTTGTTACTGATGAAGTAAAACTGGTCTTGAGTTGGTTAGCCATTGTTGAGGCAGTTGCAGCAGCCATTGCTGGACTTGTATTTTgacaaaataattgaaaattcaCTCTCTAGAGTAGAGACTTAAAATAAGAAGGAATGTGTATACAAGAGGAAGGGAGACAGAAAATGTGTGAAGAGAATCTGATGTTTAAGGGTCTTGTGGTTCACAGGGGAGATGTTTGATGTACATGGACACCATTTCACTTCAAAGCCTTATCCCTTATCTGCTTTTTAGTTCAGGATGAGTGGATGGCAGTTTTTGAGGTGGcgaaaacatatattattatttgagcACTATaatattccaaaaaaaaaaatatagtaaaatataCAAGGATCTCTTCGCAAACTAAATTTCTACATCATTAATGCTGATATACGAGAACAAACTACTTCTATCAATAGTATTAACATTTTAAGGTTTCTTAAAGACAAACATATAAAGTCTGAGGGTCATGCCATGTAGCATTATCAATAGGCTCATCTGCATTGTCGTCACAGACTCACAATATATAGGTCTCCTCTCTACTCCTCTTACTAACTTCATCACAATCCTCCCATGCAGAGAAAGATAAATATCTGTAGTCGGCCGTAAGAAAGTAAAGCCTGCTGCAGAAAGTTCATTACTCTTAAGAATGTCAAGGTCGAACCTCACTGACTCTGAGAATTACGATATGCTGGAGACATAGATGGTCTACCTTAAAGACAATGTACCGAAAACAAGAGACTAGAAGTTAATCATACGGAATGGTTCTTGAATAATGATCAGTAATCAGAAGGGTTGATGAAAAATTCATCAAGATGTGTTCTTTAATGGAACCCATTGTCAgttaagtaaaaaaaaagattttgaatCAAGAAACATGATCAGCTAAAGTTGCTGGTTTGTCCCGGTATGCAATGAACTAAATTAAAAGTCATTTTGGTCTGCTCGTTTATGGGCTTTTGTTGTGCTCTTTATTGCCTACCTTCCTTCTTATGTTTTGGTCCATATATCTTGGCTGGACCCGCTCAAGTAAGGGCCTaaaagcaagtccaagagtgtcctgGTTCAAgctccaaatataatataaaatattatgtcctagtaatttaggacatattttactaaatttgaactccaacaatgtgccttattctcacactaggtttaatattttattattaaagactctctttcatcattaaagcataatataaaagtagagagagaaagagagtgttgatgagaatttagagcaagtccaacagtgtccttgTTGGAGCCTCaaatgtaatataaaatatgatgtcctaaTGATTTAGGACATGTTTATCtaagttcaactccaacaatatgccttatttttaatatatgtttaatatttaattattaatgatTCTCTTTCATCACTAAAAcacaatataaagtagagagagaaagagagtggatagaagattttatattaaaatattgaatagggcaaggagagaggtgCCCTATTAATAGGGCTTGAGGAgcttgtcctagtgatataaggcatcactaggacactgttggagcaATATTCTTAATCAAATGCCTTAAATAATGACTTAGGACATCATTTGAGGCATccgttggacttgctcttataataaacttaggacatcatttgaggcatctgttggacttgctcttataataaaatattgaatagggCAAGGTGAGATGTGCtccaaaaatagggcttgaggaaattgtcctagtgatataagacATCACTAGAtattgttggatcaagttttttcatcgattgccctaaattataacttaggacatgatatagggcatctcttggacttgctcttagggcCCACTGTTTTTTTCCCTTCTTGAGTTCTACTATTCAACGAGGCCATGCAGTTGATATGTTTGTTTCTCAATATTCTTTTCAGTTAGCCAGAAGAAATGCATGACTTGTCCTTGTTTTGAGCTTGAGGTCTATAAATGCAAGGCAAATGTTCAATCAAATAGCAACCAACATAGTGTTTGTAGCAGTGTAATTTCATAAGTGAGGATTGGTGGAAACTAAACATATATAAGCTTCACTTTTGAAACTTTATGCTTAGTTTTCTCCAATACCTTATCTCTGACTTTCACTTCTTGGCTGCTGCTATAGGTGTCGAAAACCTCAGTCTAAAACAGAACGGGAAGTGCAACGTCGAATGTGAGGATTGGAGAAAACTAAACAGATAATCAGGTGATTTTGTTTCATG of Daucus carota subsp. sativus chromosome 3, DH1 v3.0, whole genome shotgun sequence contains these proteins:
- the LOC108210563 gene encoding uncharacterized protein LOC108210563, with amino-acid sequence MSSPMSVQVKRHRPLLCSILPAVILLSAGFFFGRAITITDYKQRILKSRIIDDQIDQDTISNKCEARCRSDGSESLPKGIVTRTSNLEMRPLWGPPNKRNPKAPTISLLAMAVGQKQKTNVNEIVKKFPEENFVVMLFHYDGVVDDWNDFEWSSRAIHVSAFHQTKWWFAKRFLHPDIVSEYAYIFLWDEDLGVANFHVGRYISIIKEEGLQISQPGLDLTKSEIHHRITERQNGTKVHRRIYKRSISGVMCYPNSTDIPCTGWVEMMAPVFSRASWRCVWHMIQNDLIHAWGLDMQLGYCAQGNRTQNIGVVDSEYVVHEGLPTLGGTAGDKAKSAPRQPNIRDEVRKQSVVELNIFMNRWKNAIREDECWVDPLQTTEHNSTGRVDS
- the LOC108210562 gene encoding uncharacterized protein LOC108210562 isoform X2 translates to MALHISSPSPSFQSHNFPHRLPTSSPSSLSPGSLRSRTPIPRIKKPLGFSCRSSNEDYYIYAPEDIGDGFSFSGGKYADGDGDSPADEWFKQGKYVKAHPVSGTGEKAKDPIFGLAMGGSSQASVDLFRWFCVESGSPDNPPIILIHGFPSQAYSYRKVLPVLAKNYFVIAFDWIGFGFSDKPLAKNGFDYTLDEYVSSLESLIDQLGISKVSLVVQGYFAPVVVKYASSHQEKINDLILLNPPDPLRASDKALKSAGPYKMKEADAMVYRRPYLISGSSGFALNAISRSMKKELKNYIEEMKTTLMDDTWKVQTTVCWGQRDRWLSYDGVVDFCNDSKHRLVELPRAGHHVQEDSGEEVGQLIAGIIRKRSFGIA
- the LOC108210994 gene encoding photosystem I reaction center subunit XI, chloroplastic codes for the protein MAAATASTMANQLKTSFTSSVTRGLVSPKGLCGAPLRVLPSRRNSAFTVKAVQAEKPTYQVIQPINGDPFIGSLETPVTSSPLIAWYLSNLPAYRTAVNPLLRGVEVGLAHGLLLVGPFVKAGPLRNTEFAGAAGSLAAGGLVTILSICLTMYGIASFKEGEPSIAPALTLTGRKKKPDQLQTADGWAKFTGGFFFGGISGVTWAYFLLYVLDLPYFVK
- the LOC108210562 gene encoding uncharacterized protein LOC108210562 isoform X1; this encodes MALHISSPSPSFQSHNFPHRLPTSSPSSLSPGSLRSRTPIPRIKKPLGFSCRSSNEDYYIYAPEDIGDGFSFSGGKYADGDGDSPADEWFKQGKYVKAHPVSGTGEKAKDPIFGLAMGGSSQASVDLFRWFCVESGSPDNPPIILIHGFPSQAYSYRKVLPVLAKNYFVIAFDWIGFGFSDKPLAKNGFDYTLDEYVSSLESLIDQLGISKVSLVVQGYFAPVVVKYASSHQEKINDLILLNPPITAKHANLPSTLSIFSNFLLGEIFSQDPLRASDKALKSAGPYKMKEADAMVYRRPYLISGSSGFALNAISRSMKKELKNYIEEMKTTLMDDTWKVQTTVCWGQRDRWLSYDGVVDFCNDSKHRLVELPRAGHHVQEDSGEEVGQLIAGIIRKRSFGIA